The window CACGATGGGATGCTCGGCTATGTGTACTGGCCGGCCCTGATACTGCTGGTGATCATGAGTGTATTAATGGCGCCGGTCGGCGCACGTATGGCGCATACCCTGCCTGTGGACAAACTGCGCAAGGTGTTTGCCGGCCTGTTGTTTGCGCTGGCGGCCTATATGCTGTTCAAGGCGCTGCAGCAATTCGGCGTACTTGGCGGGTAACTGCCGCCCCGCGCCGAGCCGTGCAGCGCTGGCCGCCGTGGTTTGCAAAAACAATAAGATCGGCTAGCGGCGCGCGGTGCGAAACACCTGTGGGTCGTCATAGAACGCCGGGTTTTCGCTGGCGGCGTCCCAGCCCGGAATACCCATGACGGGCAGGGGGCAGTGTGGCTTGACCTGCAATTGTTCCTGGGTCAGAAGCTTTTCCAGTGTTTGTGCCATGACGGTATCAACATCAACAGCGGGCGTATCCGAAGGAATGCGTATCACATTTGCTGTAATGGCCTTGTACGGGTTTACGCATTTTTCCAGCAAGGCATGGCCGACAATAGCGATATGCGTTTGCTGCCACAAGGCGCGTTCCCGTATAAAAGCGCGCTGCCAGTCTCTTTGCTCGATCGCCTCCCATAAGGCGGGGGGCGCCTGCAGAAAAAGACCGCCTTCGTCGAGCAGGGTGATGGTATCGCGAACGACACCGCGCTGCTGCCCCACACCCTGATGTGCGATCTGTTGACACTGAATGTGGTTGAACAGGGTTTTTACCTTCGGAAAACGAAACCAGCTCAGGCCGTTGAAGAAATCATGCACATTGTCCCGGGTTGGGCATGCCTTGTGCTGTCCGATAAAGGCTTCATAGGCTACGCCAGCAGGCAGTGCAGACTGGCTGGTAAAGCGGACCGGGCAGGCAGGCGGCGCCAGCGCATTGAGCAACGGCGCTACCGCCACACAAGACGTGACACCGGTCGCTGCCAGCACCGCTGCGTCCCAGTACGCCTGACCTGGCAGCCAGGTGTGTAAAGGCGACCACCATGGCCTTGTGGTGTCCAGTCCGGAAAGTACTTCAACAATCATGTCACGAGGCCCTGCATCCTAAATTGCCTGTCTTGCGCGATTTATTTGAAGGTGATGGCCGGTTCGGTCTCTCCCCAGGGCATGAGCGGCACCACTGAAATGCTGTTGTATGGTGAGCCGTCGATCAGTTTTTCGCTGACCACCAGATAGATCAGGGATTTATTCGCTTCATCAACCAGACGCGAGACATTCAGGCCTTTGAACAGAAAGCTCATGCGCTGGGTAAACACGTCTTCCTGAACCTTGCGTAAAGGCTGTTCGGTTTTCAGCGGCCCGGTCTGGCGGCATGACAGGGAAAAACGCGAAGGGTTTTCGGCCAGCCCCAGGGCACCCGATACACCGCCGGTTTTGGCATAGGACAAATGGCAGGTGACGCCTTCGACCTGTGGATCGTTGAACGATTGCACACAGACCTTGTCATTGTTGACAATACGCCAGGTGGTGCTGACGCAGCCAACGTCGGAGGCAGCAGAGGCTGGGGCAGAGACGCTAAAGAGCGCGGCGCACGCCGCAAGTGCGAAGCAGAATCGTTTCATGATGGTCATGATCTCTAAGGGAATAAGTTGAATGTCGGCAACGAGTGTACACCCAATTGATCGCGCCGGGACAGTGCCCGGACACCACTGGTGTAGGTAGGTGAAAATCGCGGGTACGGCCGTCGCCAAATGAGACTACAATAGTTTGGCAGGCTGTCGCAGTGGCAACGAAATGCCACGGTTGAAATGCCACTGTCCGCCCGTATTGAATTGTCCTTGGCAGAACCGCTTACCCTATTATTCTATGGAAAA of the Advenella mimigardefordensis DPN7 genome contains:
- a CDS encoding DUF3025 domain-containing protein translates to MIVEVLSGLDTTRPWWSPLHTWLPGQAYWDAAVLAATGVTSCVAVAPLLNALAPPACPVRFTSQSALPAGVAYEAFIGQHKACPTRDNVHDFFNGLSWFRFPKVKTLFNHIQCQQIAHQGVGQQRGVVRDTITLLDEGGLFLQAPPALWEAIEQRDWQRAFIRERALWQQTHIAIVGHALLEKCVNPYKAITANVIRIPSDTPAVDVDTVMAQTLEKLLTQEQLQVKPHCPLPVMGIPGWDAASENPAFYDDPQVFRTARR
- a CDS encoding CreA family protein, whose translation is MTIMKRFCFALAACAALFSVSAPASAASDVGCVSTTWRIVNNDKVCVQSFNDPQVEGVTCHLSYAKTGGVSGALGLAENPSRFSLSCRQTGPLKTEQPLRKVQEDVFTQRMSFLFKGLNVSRLVDEANKSLIYLVVSEKLIDGSPYNSISVVPLMPWGETEPAITFK